In the genome of Tropicibacter oceani, one region contains:
- a CDS encoding biotin--[acetyl-CoA-carboxylase] ligase, which yields MWPEGYGKRVLETVDSSNAEAARIALGLAGPEWILALSQSAARGRRGRPWVMPAGNFAATLVMRPGEAPEVVALRSFVAALALFDAFEAVTGTAAGLALKWPNDVLMNGGKVAGILLESLGGPGGHLAIGIGVNLIAAPGAAQVEPGALAPVSVLGETGKRVTPEAMLEALAAAYAAREQSFVTYGFAPIRAAWLERAARLGEVITARTGREEVTGTFETVDEQGNLVLKTPEARRAIAAADVFF from the coding sequence ATGTGGCCTGAGGGGTATGGCAAGCGGGTGCTGGAGACGGTGGACAGCAGCAATGCAGAAGCCGCTCGGATCGCCCTTGGGCTGGCGGGGCCGGAGTGGATCCTGGCGCTGTCGCAAAGCGCGGCGCGGGGGCGACGCGGGCGCCCTTGGGTCATGCCGGCGGGCAATTTTGCAGCGACCCTGGTGATGCGCCCCGGCGAGGCGCCCGAGGTGGTTGCCTTGCGGTCCTTTGTGGCGGCGCTGGCCTTGTTTGACGCATTTGAGGCGGTGACGGGGACCGCGGCGGGGCTGGCGCTGAAGTGGCCCAACGACGTTTTGATGAACGGTGGCAAGGTGGCCGGTATCCTGCTGGAAAGCCTGGGCGGCCCAGGCGGGCATCTGGCCATCGGGATCGGCGTCAACCTGATTGCCGCGCCGGGGGCGGCGCAGGTCGAACCGGGAGCCTTGGCGCCCGTGTCGGTGCTGGGCGAGACCGGCAAGCGGGTGACTCCCGAGGCGATGCTGGAAGCGCTGGCGGCGGCCTATGCGGCACGCGAGCAGAGCTTTGTCACCTATGGCTTTGCGCCGATCCGCGCCGCCTGGCTGGAGCGTGCCGCGCGCCTTGGTGAGGTGATAACGGCGCGCACGGGGCGCGAAGAGGTCACCGGCACCTTCGAGACGGTGGACGAGCAGGGCAATCTTGTCTTAAAGACCCCTGAGGCCCGCCGCGCCATTGCGGCGGCGGATGTGTTTTTCTAG
- the nuoN gene encoding NADH-quinone oxidoreductase subunit NuoN, producing the protein MISADLTIILPEILLAVFAMLALIGAVYTGKDKLAPMLVWATSAIFVLLALWIGASGAGTNVAFNGMFVDDGFARFAKVTILVSAAAVLLMSEGYMSARGLLRFEYPLLVALAAVGMMMMVSAGDLMSLYMGLELQSLSLYVVASLRRDSAKSTEAGLKYFVLGALSSGLLLYGASMVYGFAGTTQFAGIIQTATEGEMSVGLLIGLVLLISGMAFKVSAVPFHMWTPDVYQGSPTPVTAFFATAPKVAAMGLFARVMHDAFGNATHDWGQVVALLSLLSMFLGAVAAIGQRDIKRLMAYSSIAHMGFALMGLAAGTALGVQAMLIYMAIYVTMNVGTFAFILSMERDGQPVTDIEALGMYSKREPGKALAMLVLLFSLAGVPPLVGFFGKFYVLRAAYEAGYAWLAVAGVVASVIGAFYYLRIVFYMYFGEDREDALDGGKSPVLWGFLMASAVIMVVGVVNLFGIEGAAAAAAATLVN; encoded by the coding sequence ATGATCTCGGCTGATCTCACTATCATCCTGCCGGAAATCCTGCTGGCGGTCTTTGCCATGCTGGCGCTGATCGGCGCGGTCTATACCGGCAAGGACAAGCTGGCACCGATGCTGGTCTGGGCAACCTCGGCGATCTTCGTGCTGCTGGCGCTTTGGATCGGGGCCTCGGGCGCGGGGACGAACGTCGCCTTCAACGGGATGTTCGTCGACGACGGCTTTGCCCGCTTTGCCAAGGTGACGATCCTTGTCTCGGCCGCGGCCGTCCTGCTGATGAGCGAAGGCTACATGAGCGCGCGCGGCTTGCTGCGCTTTGAATATCCGCTGCTGGTGGCGCTGGCCGCCGTCGGCATGATGATGATGGTCAGCGCCGGCGACCTGATGTCGCTGTACATGGGGCTCGAGCTGCAATCGCTGTCGCTGTATGTGGTCGCCTCGCTGCGCCGCGACAGTGCCAAGTCGACGGAAGCGGGCCTGAAGTATTTCGTGCTGGGCGCGCTGTCCTCGGGACTGCTGTTGTATGGGGCGTCGATGGTCTATGGCTTTGCCGGGACGACCCAGTTCGCCGGCATCATCCAGACCGCGACCGAAGGGGAAATGTCCGTTGGCCTGCTGATCGGCCTTGTGCTGCTGATTTCCGGCATGGCCTTCAAGGTTTCGGCGGTGCCCTTCCACATGTGGACGCCGGACGTCTACCAGGGTTCGCCCACGCCGGTGACGGCCTTCTTTGCCACCGCACCGAAAGTCGCGGCGATGGGCCTGTTTGCCCGCGTGATGCATGACGCCTTTGGCAATGCGACGCACGACTGGGGGCAGGTTGTTGCCCTGCTGTCGCTGCTGTCGATGTTCCTGGGCGCCGTGGCGGCGATCGGCCAGCGCGATATCAAGCGCCTGATGGCCTATTCGTCGATTGCGCACATGGGCTTTGCCCTGATGGGCCTGGCGGCGGGCACGGCGCTGGGTGTGCAGGCGATGCTGATCTACATGGCGATCTATGTCACCATGAACGTCGGCACCTTTGCCTTTATCCTGTCGATGGAACGCGACGGCCAGCCGGTGACGGATATCGAGGCGCTGGGGATGTATTCCAAGCGCGAGCCGGGCAAGGCGCTGGCCATGCTGGTGCTGCTGTTTTCGCTGGCAGGCGTGCCGCCGTTGGTCGGGTTCTTTGGCAAGTTCTACGTGCTGCGCGCGGCCTACGAGGCGGGTTATGCCTGGCTTGCGGTTGCGGGCGTGGTGGCCAGCGTGATCGGCGCCTTCTACTACCTGCGGATCGTGTTCTACATGTATTTCGGCGAGGACCGCGAGGACGCCCTGGATGGTGGCAAGTCGCCGGTGCTGTGGGGGTTCCTGATGGCCTCGGCGGTGATCATGGTGGTTGGTGTCGTGAACCTGTTCGGGATCGAAGGGGCGGCGGCGGCGGCTGCGGCGACGCTGGTCAACTGA
- a CDS encoding NADH-quinone oxidoreductase subunit M — protein MDNLLSIVTFLPALAALILALFLRGGDEAADRNAKWLAMIATSVTFLISLFILAQFDASDTGFQMVEEQEWLLGMKYKMGVDGISVLFVMLTTFMMPLTILASWGVSTRVKEYMIAFLLLETLMLGVFMALDLVLFYLFFEAGLIPMFLIIGIWGGANRIYASFKFFLYTFLGSVLMLVAMVAMFADAGTTDITLLMNHTFSSESFSLMGVQVIGGLQTMLFLAFFASFAVKMPMWPVHTWLPDAHVQAPTAGSVVLAAILLKMGGYGFLRFSLPMFPVGSEIMQDLVFALSVIAIIYTSLVALVQEDMKKLIAYSSVAHMGYVTMGIFAANQQGVDGAIFQMISHGFISGALFLCVGVIYDRMHTREIDAYGGLVNRMPAYALIFMLFTMANVGLPGTSGFIGEFLVLMGIFQVNTWVAAGATTGVILSAAYALWLYRRVVMGDLIKESLKTITDMTTREKVIFAPLVVMTIWMGVYPAPILDRIGPSVGALIEQYDTAVAAAGLGGDTHVAKAEH, from the coding sequence ATGGATAACTTGCTTTCCATTGTCACCTTTCTGCCTGCTCTGGCGGCCCTGATCCTTGCGCTGTTCCTGCGCGGCGGTGACGAAGCGGCGGATCGCAATGCAAAATGGCTGGCGATGATCGCCACCAGCGTGACCTTCCTGATCTCGCTGTTCATCCTTGCGCAGTTCGATGCCTCGGACACCGGTTTCCAGATGGTGGAAGAGCAGGAGTGGCTGCTGGGGATGAAGTACAAGATGGGCGTCGACGGGATTTCGGTCCTGTTCGTGATGCTGACCACCTTCATGATGCCGCTGACCATCCTGGCCAGCTGGGGCGTCAGCACCCGCGTCAAGGAATACATGATCGCCTTCCTGCTGCTGGAAACGCTGATGCTGGGCGTGTTCATGGCGCTGGACCTGGTGCTGTTCTACCTGTTCTTCGAGGCAGGCCTGATCCCGATGTTCCTGATCATCGGCATCTGGGGCGGGGCCAACCGCATCTATGCCAGCTTCAAGTTCTTCCTCTACACCTTCCTTGGGTCGGTGCTGATGCTGGTGGCCATGGTGGCGATGTTCGCCGATGCGGGCACCACAGACATCACGCTGCTGATGAACCACACCTTCTCGTCCGAAAGCTTCAGCCTGATGGGCGTGCAGGTGATCGGCGGCCTTCAGACCATGCTGTTCCTGGCCTTCTTTGCCAGCTTTGCGGTCAAGATGCCGATGTGGCCGGTGCACACCTGGTTGCCGGACGCGCACGTTCAGGCGCCGACGGCGGGCTCGGTCGTGCTGGCGGCGATCCTGCTGAAGATGGGCGGCTATGGCTTTCTGCGCTTTTCGCTACCGATGTTCCCGGTCGGGTCCGAGATCATGCAGGACCTTGTCTTTGCCCTGTCGGTGATCGCGATCATCTACACCAGCCTTGTGGCGCTGGTGCAGGAAGACATGAAAAAGCTGATCGCCTATTCGTCGGTCGCGCACATGGGCTATGTCACCATGGGCATCTTTGCGGCCAACCAGCAGGGGGTTGATGGCGCGATCTTCCAGATGATCAGCCACGGCTTCATCTCGGGCGCGTTGTTCCTGTGTGTCGGCGTGATCTATGACCGTATGCACACCCGCGAGATCGACGCCTATGGCGGCCTTGTGAACCGCATGCCGGCCTATGCGCTGATCTTCATGCTGTTCACCATGGCCAACGTCGGCCTGCCGGGCACCTCTGGTTTCATCGGGGAATTCCTGGTGCTGATGGGCATTTTCCAGGTCAACACCTGGGTGGCCGCAGGCGCCACCACCGGGGTGATCCTGTCCGCGGCCTATGCGCTGTGGCTGTATCGCCGCGTGGTCATGGGCGACCTGATCAAGGAAAGCCTGAAGACCATCACCGACATGACGACCCGCGAAAAGGTGATCTTTGCGCCGCTGGTGGTGATGACGATCTGGATGGGCGTCTATCCGGCGCCGATCCTGGACCGCATCGGACCCAGCGTTGGCGCGCTGATCGAACAGTATGACACGGCTGTGGCCGCTGCCGGCCTGGGTGGCGACACCCATGTCGCCAAAGCAGAACATTAA
- a CDS encoding type III pantothenate kinase has translation MLLCIDCGNTNTVFSIWDGTRFLCTLRTSTHHSRTADAYFTWYSTLVNHYKIDADITDVIISSTVPRVVWNLRVFADRFFGCRPLVVGKPECQLPIPPRVDAGTGVGPDRLANAAAAFDRHGGDVVVVDFGTATNFDVVAEDGAYVGGVIAPGVNLSLEALHQGAAALPHVDITQPDKVIGTNTVGCIQSGVFWGYVGLIQGITTRIKAEYGRPMKVIGTGGLAPLFASGEVLFDKIEDDLTMHGLTVIHNYNKTLTKAE, from the coding sequence ATGCTTTTGTGCATCGACTGCGGCAATACCAATACGGTCTTTTCCATCTGGGACGGGACGCGGTTCCTGTGCACGCTGCGCACCTCGACCCATCACAGCCGCACGGCGGATGCCTATTTCACCTGGTATTCGACCCTGGTGAACCACTACAAGATTGATGCCGACATCACCGATGTGATCATCTCGTCCACCGTGCCGCGCGTGGTCTGGAACCTGCGGGTCTTTGCGGACCGGTTCTTTGGCTGCCGCCCGCTGGTGGTGGGCAAGCCCGAGTGTCAGTTGCCGATCCCGCCGCGTGTGGACGCTGGCACCGGGGTTGGGCCGGACCGGCTGGCCAATGCCGCCGCCGCCTTTGACCGGCATGGCGGCGACGTGGTGGTGGTGGATTTCGGAACGGCGACGAATTTCGATGTGGTAGCCGAGGATGGTGCCTATGTCGGCGGGGTGATCGCGCCCGGTGTGAACCTGTCGCTTGAGGCCCTGCACCAGGGTGCGGCGGCGCTGCCGCATGTCGACATCACCCAGCCCGACAAGGTGATCGGCACCAATACCGTGGGCTGCATCCAGTCGGGTGTGTTCTGGGGCTATGTCGGCCTGATCCAGGGCATCACCACCCGTATCAAGGCCGAGTATGGCCGCCCGATGAAAGTGATCGGCACCGGCGGGCTGGCCCCGCTTTTCGCCAGTGGCGAGGTGCTGTTCGACAAGATCGAGGACGATCTGACCATGCATGGTCTGACCGTTATCCACAATTATAACAAGACGTTGACAAAGGCAGAGTGA